The following coding sequences are from one Lipingzhangella halophila window:
- a CDS encoding WD40 repeat domain-containing protein, which produces MDEAPPQNSEAEEPLQFSNRSEWKPGWLPEAVTVAAILAAIALVAAAIQFERIVSGPDTPSTESSSPEPTTTIDHKTLVASMAFSPDGAMLATGGFHTIVRLWDTDTGQEVTTLPEHEGTVASMAFSPDGSTLVTSGSHRLRRWDTSTWEEGATLEHDDWVTSVEFSPDGSMLATTSSDESARLWDTETWEEITSFEYDEQVTSVAFSADGSTLATSSSNGIVLLWDTD; this is translated from the coding sequence GTGGACGAGGCCCCGCCGCAGAATTCCGAGGCTGAGGAGCCTCTCCAGTTCTCCAACAGGTCGGAATGGAAACCGGGGTGGCTCCCCGAAGCCGTCACCGTCGCAGCCATTCTCGCCGCCATCGCCCTCGTAGCCGCCGCCATACAGTTCGAGCGTATCGTTAGCGGACCCGACACTCCCTCCACCGAATCCAGCAGTCCTGAACCCACCACCACCATCGACCATAAGACGTTGGTGGCTTCGATGGCGTTCAGCCCGGACGGCGCCATGCTCGCCACCGGCGGCTTTCACACTATTGTGCGGCTGTGGGACACCGACACAGGTCAGGAGGTCACCACCCTTCCCGAACACGAAGGCACGGTGGCTTCGATGGCATTCAGCCCGGACGGATCCACGCTCGTCACCAGCGGTTCCCACAGGCTACGGCGGTGGGACACCAGTACGTGGGAGGAAGGCGCCACCCTCGAACACGACGACTGGGTGACCTCGGTGGAGTTCAGCCCGGACGGCTCCATGCTCGCCACCACGAGCAGCGACGAATCCGCCCGGTTGTGGGACACCGAAACGTGGGAGGAGATCACCAGCTTTGAGTACGACGAGCAGGTGACCTCGGTAGCGTTCAGCGCCGATGGGTCCACGCTTGCCACCAGCAGTTCGAACGGCATCGTCCTGCTGTGGGACACCGACTAA
- a CDS encoding TetR/AcrR family transcriptional regulator, with the protein MDRSTYHHGDLRASLLTSALELIETSGPEHLSLRAVARRAGVSPNAPYNHYADKDALLAALATHSFEQLRERMIAALADAESGDEIVAITVAAVRHALEHPGLHRVAVGTVCSDHLQVRAAEDAVKAVVATSVAVIPGDPEGEALCTGVWALTQGLSLLLMDGSLQPPADEDTDDFIRTVVRTTLTTLNRPG; encoded by the coding sequence ATGGATCGTTCCACCTACCACCACGGGGATCTGCGGGCGAGCCTGCTGACCTCCGCACTGGAACTGATCGAGACATCAGGGCCAGAGCACCTGTCCTTGCGTGCGGTGGCACGCAGGGCCGGAGTATCACCGAACGCGCCGTACAACCACTACGCGGACAAGGACGCCCTGCTCGCGGCGCTTGCCACCCACAGCTTCGAACAGCTCAGGGAACGCATGATCGCCGCACTGGCCGATGCTGAATCCGGCGACGAGATCGTCGCCATCACGGTCGCCGCAGTGCGTCACGCCCTCGAGCATCCGGGTCTGCACCGCGTGGCGGTCGGCACCGTGTGCAGTGATCACCTGCAGGTCCGAGCGGCGGAGGACGCTGTGAAGGCCGTGGTGGCGACCAGCGTGGCCGTCATCCCCGGCGATCCCGAGGGCGAGGCGCTCTGTACAGGTGTCTGGGCACTGACGCAAGGCCTCAGCCTTCTGCTGATGGACGGTTCACTGCAGCCTCCAGCCGATGAGGACACCGACGACTTCATTCGCACGGTCGTCCGGACGACGCTCACCACGCTGAACAGGCCGGGCTGA
- a CDS encoding TetR family transcriptional regulator, which yields MDNRAALLRGARACLDERGYARTRARHVAAAAGVSTAAIGYHFGTTDSLLVEALMRGIEEWSARLDDRLRSAPARPQRERLAAIWGSVTESFHGYRGVLAASFELIARADEDSELRDQLRLTVEHARHGLATQMLDIDPQREPERAHRAGTVCYAMLSGLIVQWLVEPTNLPDRDALADGLLDALGESGDRTGS from the coding sequence ATGGACAACCGCGCTGCGCTGCTACGGGGAGCGCGTGCCTGTCTGGACGAGCGTGGGTATGCGCGGACCCGCGCGCGACATGTCGCGGCTGCGGCAGGTGTGAGCACAGCGGCCATCGGCTACCACTTCGGAACCACCGACTCGCTACTGGTCGAAGCCCTCATGCGGGGAATCGAGGAGTGGTCCGCACGCCTCGACGACCGGCTGCGCTCAGCTCCCGCGCGCCCGCAGCGAGAGCGGCTCGCCGCGATCTGGGGGTCGGTGACCGAGTCGTTCCACGGATACCGGGGCGTGTTGGCGGCGTCCTTCGAACTGATCGCCCGCGCCGACGAGGACAGCGAGCTCCGTGATCAACTGCGCCTCACCGTCGAGCACGCCCGCCACGGACTCGCCACCCAGATGCTCGACATCGACCCCCAGCGTGAACCCGAGCGTGCCCACCGAGCCGGAACCGTCTGCTACGCCATGCTCAGCGGACTCATCGTGCAATGGCTCGTCGAGCCCACCAACCTGCCCGACCGCGACGCACTCGCCGACGGCCTGCTCGACGCCCTCGGTGAATCCGGCGACAGAACCGGCAGCTGA
- a CDS encoding SRPBCC family protein yields MTRLRKVILSITGALLGVIALLAVIGSVRDTHVVTVTRSTDASRDVLWDLWADVPARTEWDKGLEYIELDGPFEAGTTGTVKVEGQDPINYEVVAVDPKNSYTDRFNSLPWTHTDWHHEIEPNGDGGYDVTWRLEARGPLSLLTLPVLKGIFGEEVPTAVDEFVALAESRS; encoded by the coding sequence ATGACCCGGCTCCGCAAGGTGATCCTGTCGATTACGGGGGCGCTGCTCGGCGTGATCGCGCTCTTGGCGGTGATCGGCTCAGTGCGCGACACCCATGTCGTTACGGTGACCCGCTCGACCGATGCCAGCCGGGACGTGCTCTGGGACCTGTGGGCCGACGTGCCGGCCCGCACCGAGTGGGACAAGGGGCTCGAATACATCGAGCTCGACGGTCCCTTCGAGGCTGGCACGACCGGCACGGTCAAGGTCGAGGGGCAGGACCCGATCAACTACGAGGTGGTGGCGGTCGACCCGAAGAACAGCTACACCGACCGGTTCAACAGCCTGCCGTGGACCCACACGGACTGGCACCACGAGATCGAGCCGAACGGTGACGGTGGGTACGACGTCACCTGGCGGCTGGAAGCTCGCGGTCCACTCTCCCTCCTCACCCTCCCCGTGCTGAAGGGCATCTTCGGTGAGGAGGTTCCCACTGCCGTGGACGAGTTCGTTGCCCTGGCCGAGTCCCGCAGCTGA
- a CDS encoding acyl--CoA ligase family protein, with translation MGAMAFRELTPVTFLERAAAVFGDRPAVVDGELQYSYRAFWERAQRMAGMLAANGVRPGDRVAVLAPNTHVLLEAHYGVPLAGAVLVALNTRLAAAEVSYIVAHSGARLIIVDSEYRPLLEQALESTDTEPAVIDSGEYEAAVDAAPPHRVAVTDERSLLSINYTSGTTGRPKGVMYHHRGAYLQAMAMAYHAKLDTSSRYLWTLPMFHTNGWCFPWAVTAAGGVHHCLRAISAEAMWQAIRHDGVTHFCAAPTVLTMLANDDAATAPEQPVRVFTGGAPPWPALLERMAELGIDIRHLYGLTETFGPAVVCEWQPEWDSLPAGQRARITARQGIGNIAAEPVRVVDSTGKDVPADGSTSGELLLRGNNVMLGYYRDEEATAAATFEGWFRTGDLGVRHPDGYVELRDRIKDVIISGGENIASVEVENALTEHPAVLEAGVVGARHPKWGEVPVAFVALRSGATAGERELIDFVRGRIAPFKAPHRVHFDELPKTSTGKLQKNVLRERVEEPGYGPPEA, from the coding sequence ATGGGCGCGATGGCGTTCCGCGAGCTGACTCCCGTGACCTTCCTGGAGCGCGCGGCCGCGGTGTTCGGCGACCGCCCGGCGGTTGTGGACGGCGAGCTGCAGTACTCCTACCGGGCCTTCTGGGAGCGCGCCCAGCGAATGGCCGGCATGCTGGCCGCGAACGGCGTCCGCCCCGGGGACCGGGTCGCGGTGCTCGCGCCGAACACCCACGTGCTCCTCGAGGCGCACTACGGCGTGCCGCTCGCCGGGGCGGTGCTCGTGGCGCTGAACACCCGGCTGGCCGCGGCGGAGGTCAGCTACATCGTGGCGCACAGCGGCGCGCGGCTGATCATCGTGGACTCCGAGTACCGCCCGCTGCTCGAACAGGCTCTGGAGTCGACCGACACGGAGCCGGCTGTCATCGACTCCGGGGAGTACGAGGCGGCGGTCGACGCGGCGCCGCCGCACCGGGTGGCGGTCACCGACGAGCGCTCGCTGCTGTCGATCAACTACACCAGCGGAACCACCGGCCGCCCGAAGGGCGTCATGTACCACCATCGCGGGGCCTACCTGCAGGCCATGGCGATGGCTTACCACGCGAAGCTCGACACGTCGTCGCGGTACCTGTGGACCCTGCCGATGTTCCACACCAACGGCTGGTGCTTCCCCTGGGCGGTGACCGCTGCCGGCGGCGTGCACCACTGCCTGCGCGCTATCAGCGCCGAAGCGATGTGGCAGGCGATCCGGCACGACGGAGTCACGCACTTCTGCGCCGCACCGACCGTGCTGACGATGCTCGCCAACGACGACGCCGCGACCGCCCCCGAACAGCCGGTACGGGTGTTCACCGGGGGCGCGCCGCCCTGGCCCGCGCTGCTCGAACGCATGGCCGAGCTGGGGATCGACATCCGGCACCTCTACGGCCTCACGGAGACCTTCGGTCCGGCCGTGGTGTGCGAGTGGCAGCCCGAATGGGACAGCCTTCCGGCCGGCCAGCGCGCCCGGATCACCGCCCGGCAGGGGATCGGCAACATCGCCGCCGAGCCGGTCCGCGTGGTCGACTCGACCGGAAAGGACGTCCCCGCCGACGGCAGCACGTCGGGCGAGCTCCTCCTGCGCGGCAACAACGTCATGCTCGGCTACTACCGGGACGAGGAGGCGACCGCCGCCGCGACGTTCGAAGGCTGGTTCCGCACCGGGGATCTCGGCGTCCGGCACCCCGACGGCTACGTCGAGCTGCGGGATCGGATCAAGGACGTCATCATCTCCGGCGGAGAGAACATCGCCTCGGTCGAGGTGGAGAACGCGTTGACCGAGCACCCCGCCGTGCTGGAGGCCGGCGTGGTCGGCGCGCGGCATCCGAAATGGGGTGAGGTACCGGTCGCGTTCGTGGCCCTGCGTTCGGGAGCCACCGCCGGCGAGCGTGAGCTCATCGACTTCGTGCGCGGCCGTATCGCCCCGTTCAAGGCTCCGCACCGGGTGCACTTCGACGAACTACCGAAGACCTCCACCGGCAAGCTGCAGAAGAACGTCCTGCGCGAACGGGTTGAAGAACCCGGCTACGGACCGCCGGAGGCCTGA
- a CDS encoding sporulation protein — MVLKRMLATVGIGGATVETALDKETVRPGRKVSGTLKVTGGKVAQTIEAISVGLRATVEKEYEYENSQGEERSGEYKVDVVVAEQVVRDKPMELQPGQEFELPFELRIPMEAPITALKNKHILGGVGVSTRLHVDNALDSTDVDPLLIKPLPAQRAVLRALRSLGFKRKDVDLEKGKIPRTRQKLPFYQEFEYSSPGKYKGLNSLELTFFTDKQGVDVVLELDKKRGVLFSEGGDKLLRLSIDHDDTDDEKIAAKLHKWINNAAGKRSTL; from the coding sequence ATGGTCCTTAAGCGCATGCTCGCCACTGTCGGCATCGGCGGTGCCACCGTGGAGACCGCCCTGGACAAGGAGACCGTCCGGCCCGGCCGCAAGGTCTCCGGCACCCTGAAGGTCACCGGCGGCAAGGTCGCCCAGACCATCGAGGCCATCAGTGTCGGTCTGCGTGCCACCGTGGAGAAGGAGTACGAGTACGAGAACTCCCAGGGCGAGGAGCGCTCGGGCGAGTACAAGGTCGACGTGGTAGTCGCCGAGCAGGTCGTCAGGGACAAGCCGATGGAACTTCAGCCCGGTCAGGAGTTCGAGCTCCCCTTCGAGCTGAGGATCCCCATGGAAGCGCCGATCACCGCGTTGAAGAACAAGCACATCCTGGGCGGCGTGGGCGTCAGCACCCGGCTGCATGTGGACAACGCGCTGGACAGCACAGATGTGGACCCGCTGCTCATCAAGCCCCTCCCGGCCCAGCGCGCCGTCCTGCGGGCGCTGCGTTCGCTGGGATTCAAGCGCAAGGACGTGGACCTGGAGAAGGGCAAGATCCCCCGCACCCGCCAGAAGCTGCCCTTCTACCAGGAGTTCGAGTACTCCTCCCCCGGTAAGTACAAGGGCCTCAACTCGCTGGAGCTGACCTTTTTCACCGATAAGCAGGGCGTGGACGTGGTACTGGAGCTGGACAAGAAGCGCGGTGTCCTCTTCAGCGAGGGCGGTGACAAGCTGCTGCGCCTGAGCATCGACCACGACGACACCGACGACGAGAAGATCGCCGCCAAGCTCCACAAGTGGATCAACAACGCGGCCGGCAAGCGCAGCACGCTCTGA
- a CDS encoding NADH:flavin oxidoreductase/NADH oxidase family protein, whose translation MDNVNIGGTFVTRLDAPLVLASGQALPNRIAKAAMEEFLAVDGQLPGHELAGLYRRWARGGAGLMITGHAMVDRRALADPSDVVLEEGTPLEAFRQWARAAQSGDGRVWLQVNHPGRVMTTDMPGAVRSASDVAVDVGRYSRLFPRPEPMTSEQIEETVQRFATTARMAESAGFDGVQIHAAHGYLISQFLSPLTNLRRDRWGGGLENRARLLLDIVAAVRAEVGERFAVGVKLNTADFQRGGFGADDASRVVAMLSEFPVDLVELSGGSLESLATHGHPADGSTLAREAYFLDAAEKIITDASVPIMLTGGIRRRSVAERVLAQGTSVVGMATALAVDPSLPRRWLHGEDAAAEVEPLRWRDKGLAAAAGQAALRCRLARLSREKASSGRTPPILALAGERLHRRAALRRYRRWLVDRRPPAPAG comes from the coding sequence ATGGACAATGTCAACATTGGGGGGACGTTCGTGACACGACTCGACGCACCTTTGGTCCTTGCCAGTGGCCAGGCCCTGCCCAACCGGATCGCCAAGGCGGCGATGGAGGAGTTCCTCGCCGTGGACGGGCAACTCCCTGGCCACGAGCTGGCCGGACTGTACCGGCGATGGGCACGGGGCGGCGCCGGACTGATGATCACCGGGCATGCCATGGTGGATCGCAGGGCCCTCGCCGACCCGTCGGATGTTGTGCTGGAGGAGGGCACGCCACTGGAGGCGTTCCGCCAGTGGGCGCGCGCAGCTCAGTCCGGCGACGGCCGAGTGTGGCTCCAGGTCAACCATCCGGGCCGGGTCATGACCACCGACATGCCCGGGGCCGTCCGATCGGCATCCGACGTCGCGGTCGACGTCGGCCGCTACTCCCGACTGTTCCCCCGACCGGAGCCGATGACATCCGAGCAGATCGAGGAAACCGTCCAGCGGTTCGCGACGACCGCACGGATGGCAGAGTCTGCAGGGTTCGACGGTGTGCAGATCCACGCCGCGCACGGCTATCTCATCAGCCAGTTCCTGTCGCCGCTGACGAACCTGCGCCGGGACCGCTGGGGCGGAGGGCTCGAAAACCGTGCCCGGCTGTTGCTCGACATCGTCGCCGCCGTCCGGGCCGAGGTGGGCGAGCGGTTCGCCGTCGGCGTGAAGCTGAACACCGCGGACTTCCAGCGGGGCGGGTTCGGCGCCGACGACGCGTCGCGGGTCGTGGCGATGCTCTCGGAGTTCCCGGTCGACCTCGTGGAGTTGTCCGGCGGTTCACTGGAGAGCCTGGCCACCCACGGTCACCCGGCGGACGGCAGCACCCTCGCGCGCGAGGCGTACTTTCTGGACGCCGCCGAAAAGATCATCACCGACGCCTCCGTTCCGATCATGTTGACGGGCGGCATCCGCCGCCGGTCGGTGGCGGAGCGGGTACTGGCGCAAGGCACCTCCGTGGTCGGCATGGCGACGGCGCTCGCCGTCGATCCGAGCCTGCCCCGACGCTGGCTGCACGGCGAGGACGCCGCCGCCGAGGTCGAGCCGCTGAGGTGGCGGGACAAAGGACTCGCAGCGGCCGCCGGCCAGGCCGCCCTGCGATGCCGGCTAGCAAGATTGAGCAGGGAGAAGGCCTCGTCCGGTCGCACCCCTCCGATCCTGGCGCTGGCCGGAGAGCGGCTGCACCGGCGCGCCGCATTGCGCCGCTACCGCAGGTGGCTCGTCGATCGGCGACCACCGGCACCGGCCGGTTGA
- a CDS encoding phosphotransferase: MLTPAFRSAVCSDQALFDALAGIGRARAAVDGAVPELLYDRKGSVLVRVADVVVKAHAEGDCAAGLTTRMRLAASTPGLLTPLGPPVQAAGRTVTVWPYGTPVAAEDDPPWEEGARLLAQLHRHPASDPTPACRGWAERVGRAVGRLPGDDGDPAAAEIRRAYAGLPAWIRVPSEPAPGAAGASGGLVHGDWHLGQLVHARADGWQLIDIADLGTGDPAWDLARPAALFASGLLPPEEWERFLAAYRAAGGPAVPADGDPWTTLEVPARAMVVQIAATRVGRARAKGRALDEQEEPLVDICRRINLGY; this comes from the coding sequence GTGCTTACCCCCGCCTTTCGTAGTGCTGTCTGCTCGGATCAGGCCCTGTTCGACGCACTGGCCGGCATCGGCCGGGCGCGGGCCGCGGTCGATGGTGCTGTGCCGGAGCTGCTCTATGACCGCAAGGGCTCCGTGCTCGTGCGGGTGGCTGACGTCGTTGTCAAGGCCCATGCCGAAGGGGACTGCGCGGCCGGCCTCACCACCCGGATGCGGCTCGCGGCCAGCACTCCCGGGTTGCTCACACCGCTGGGCCCACCCGTCCAGGCTGCCGGGCGCACTGTAACCGTGTGGCCGTACGGAACCCCGGTGGCAGCCGAGGACGACCCTCCCTGGGAAGAGGGGGCCCGGCTGCTCGCCCAACTGCACCGGCACCCGGCATCCGACCCAACGCCCGCCTGCCGCGGGTGGGCGGAACGCGTCGGCCGCGCGGTCGGGCGCCTTCCCGGCGATGACGGCGACCCGGCGGCGGCCGAGATCCGCCGCGCCTACGCCGGACTGCCGGCGTGGATCCGCGTCCCCTCCGAGCCCGCACCGGGCGCGGCCGGCGCATCAGGCGGGCTGGTCCACGGCGACTGGCACCTGGGACAACTGGTCCACGCCCGGGCGGACGGATGGCAGCTCATCGACATCGCCGATCTCGGCACGGGCGACCCCGCATGGGACCTCGCCCGCCCGGCGGCCCTGTTCGCCTCCGGGCTCCTGCCACCGGAGGAATGGGAACGGTTCCTCGCTGCTTACCGCGCGGCGGGCGGTCCAGCGGTCCCAGCGGACGGCGATCCCTGGACGACGCTGGAGGTACCCGCACGCGCCATGGTCGTACAGATCGCGGCCACGCGTGTGGGGCGGGCCCGTGCCAAGGGACGCGCGCTGGACGAGCAGGAGGAACCTCTTGTAGATATTTGTCGTCGAATCAATCTGGGTTACTGA
- a CDS encoding TFIIB-type zinc ribbon-containing protein: MRCPKCGGTMMVLNRNGVSIEQCQMCKGIYLDNGEIEALKQREGFAAVVQASMPTPGNQPPPGPGVTCPKCAGLMRHYNRNGVGIEQCDGCRGIFLDHGELETLKANESPYNRAPGWGAPGAYSNPYPQQRPAAHYPNYGHYQQYGHYQQYGYYRRPKTVFELLIST, translated from the coding sequence ATGAGGTGTCCGAAGTGCGGGGGGACGATGATGGTCCTCAACCGCAACGGTGTCAGCATCGAGCAGTGCCAGATGTGCAAGGGGATCTACCTCGACAACGGGGAGATCGAAGCCCTGAAGCAGCGTGAGGGCTTCGCTGCGGTCGTCCAGGCGTCCATGCCGACCCCGGGCAACCAGCCGCCTCCCGGACCCGGGGTGACCTGCCCCAAGTGCGCCGGTCTGATGCGGCACTACAACCGCAACGGCGTCGGCATCGAACAGTGCGACGGGTGCCGCGGCATCTTCCTGGACCACGGTGAGCTGGAGACGCTGAAGGCGAACGAGTCGCCCTACAACCGGGCACCGGGATGGGGCGCTCCCGGCGCGTACTCCAACCCCTACCCCCAGCAGCGCCCAGCGGCGCACTACCCGAACTACGGGCACTACCAGCAGTACGGGCACTACCAGCAGTACGGCTACTACCGCCGCCCCAAGACGGTCTTCGAGCTTCTCATCTCCACGTGA
- a CDS encoding alpha-N-acetylglucosaminidase — translation MPESDRSRATERAADQGGGAGGELHGVPGLLRRLLGARDDEFALVSLPPDGTGDTFEVETAGPRVELRGTSPVAQASALRWYLANACGSDVSWDTRTVIPPARLPRVPRVRRTTPFRYRYRFNFCVFSYTTAFWGWPEWEREIDWMALHGINLPLAITGHEAAWQAVYRQLGMADDDVRTFLGGPAYLPFTWMGCTQGWGGPLPQSWIDAHEALGRRIVERERELGMRPVQQAFAGHVPPEIGGGHPREWFGFQTRLLDPRDPRFRRIGELFVTEQTRRFGTDHIYAADPFIETTPPASDPDELAGIGRAVHESMAGADPEAVWVLQSWPFNYRGAFWTPERISALLGAVSEDRMLLLDLWAEQRPMWRETSAFHGKPWVWCALPNFGGRPGMHGKLPRAAGDLADALDDPDRGRLRGLGQAMEDTTNDPAVYEFLADLVWRDSATADPDQWVRGYARRRYGRRLPEAEQAWSALLRTVYGNRRSGRPPASIVIDRPVAPGEPGPTGPPQPRTGRPEWEPAGLVDAWHLLLAAATPESAGGPYGRDLVDVSQQVLALLARVRHGRVLRAYNEGGAAETRRSADAFLEVLRDLDTLLATRREYLLGPWIDRARTWGDTPEERRLLEWNARRIITVWGPRDSPLRDYAGRHWSGLVADYHLARWRIWSDHLTHALSTGTSVDPAALNRELTDSEEAWCAAEERYPDHTQGDTVQVAQRLLATYDNDVAALAERGRALL, via the coding sequence ATGCCCGAGTCCGACCGCAGTCGCGCCACCGAGCGGGCCGCCGATCAGGGCGGTGGGGCGGGTGGCGAGCTTCACGGTGTCCCCGGCCTGCTGCGCCGCCTCCTCGGGGCGCGCGACGACGAGTTCGCGCTGGTGAGCCTGCCGCCGGACGGTACGGGGGACACGTTCGAGGTCGAGACCGCCGGCCCGCGCGTCGAGCTGCGCGGGACGTCGCCGGTCGCCCAGGCCAGCGCGCTGCGGTGGTACCTCGCGAACGCCTGCGGGAGTGACGTCTCGTGGGACACCCGCACGGTCATCCCGCCGGCCAGGCTGCCGCGGGTGCCGCGCGTCCGCCGCACGACACCGTTCCGCTACCGCTACCGCTTCAACTTCTGCGTCTTCAGTTACACCACCGCGTTCTGGGGATGGCCCGAGTGGGAGCGCGAGATCGACTGGATGGCGCTGCACGGCATCAACCTGCCGCTGGCCATCACCGGGCACGAGGCGGCCTGGCAGGCGGTCTACCGCCAGCTGGGAATGGCGGACGACGACGTCCGCACCTTCCTCGGCGGCCCGGCGTACCTGCCGTTCACCTGGATGGGGTGCACCCAGGGGTGGGGAGGTCCGCTTCCGCAGTCCTGGATCGACGCGCACGAGGCTCTGGGGCGCCGGATCGTCGAGCGGGAACGCGAGCTCGGGATGCGGCCGGTGCAGCAGGCGTTCGCCGGGCACGTCCCGCCGGAGATCGGGGGCGGCCACCCGCGGGAGTGGTTCGGCTTCCAGACCCGCCTGCTCGACCCGCGCGATCCGCGGTTCCGGCGGATCGGCGAGCTGTTCGTGACCGAGCAGACCCGCCGCTTCGGCACCGACCACATCTACGCCGCCGACCCCTTCATCGAGACCACACCCCCGGCTTCCGATCCGGACGAGCTCGCCGGGATCGGGCGCGCCGTACACGAGTCAATGGCCGGAGCCGATCCGGAGGCCGTGTGGGTGCTGCAGAGCTGGCCGTTCAACTACCGGGGCGCCTTCTGGACGCCGGAGCGGATCAGCGCCCTGCTCGGCGCGGTCTCCGAGGACCGCATGCTGCTCCTGGACCTGTGGGCCGAGCAGCGCCCCATGTGGCGCGAGACCTCGGCGTTCCACGGCAAGCCGTGGGTGTGGTGCGCACTGCCCAACTTCGGCGGACGCCCCGGTATGCACGGCAAACTGCCCCGTGCCGCCGGCGACCTGGCCGACGCCCTCGACGATCCGGACCGGGGGCGGCTGCGTGGGCTCGGACAGGCGATGGAGGACACCACCAACGACCCGGCGGTCTACGAGTTCCTCGCCGACCTGGTGTGGCGGGACAGCGCCACCGCCGACCCGGACCAGTGGGTCCGCGGTTACGCCCGGCGGCGCTACGGCCGGCGGCTACCCGAGGCCGAACAGGCGTGGAGCGCCCTGCTGCGCACCGTCTACGGCAACCGGAGGTCCGGCCGGCCGCCCGCCTCCATCGTCATCGACCGGCCCGTCGCGCCCGGCGAGCCGGGGCCCACCGGGCCGCCGCAGCCCCGTACCGGCCGGCCGGAGTGGGAACCGGCGGGCCTGGTCGACGCCTGGCATCTGCTGCTCGCCGCGGCCACCCCCGAGAGCGCGGGCGGTCCCTACGGGCGCGACCTGGTAGACGTCAGCCAGCAGGTCCTCGCGCTCCTCGCGCGTGTCCGGCACGGCCGGGTGCTGCGTGCCTACAACGAGGGCGGTGCAGCGGAGACCCGCCGCAGCGCCGACGCGTTCCTCGAAGTGCTCCGCGACCTGGACACGCTGCTGGCCACCCGGCGCGAGTACCTGCTCGGCCCCTGGATCGACCGTGCCCGCACGTGGGGCGATACGCCGGAGGAGCGCCGCCTCCTCGAATGGAACGCCCGCCGGATCATCACCGTGTGGGGGCCGCGCGACAGCCCGCTGCGCGACTACGCCGGGCGCCACTGGTCGGGCCTGGTAGCGGACTACCATCTGGCACGATGGCGGATCTGGTCCGACCACCTCACGCACGCACTCTCGACCGGAACCTCGGTAGACCCGGCCGCCCTGAACCGGGAGCTGACCGACTCGGAGGAAGCCTGGTGCGCCGCCGAGGAACGGTATCCGGACCACACCCAGGGCGACACGGTCCAGGTGGCCCAGCGGCTCCTCGCCACGTACGACAACGATGTGGCGGCGCTCGCCGAGCGTGGACGCGCGCTGCTGTGA
- a CDS encoding DUF7660 family protein, with translation MNHPSFPTSGGPDVGSRQELAAFVLLLSQEYSQRGDQWENVTLDRYLEALSAWIDSADSWYANTGHHLPQDGDWTFFARALAAAAIYE, from the coding sequence ATGAACCATCCCTCATTCCCCACATCAGGCGGGCCCGACGTAGGCAGCCGGCAAGAACTCGCCGCGTTCGTCCTCCTGCTCAGCCAGGAGTACAGCCAGCGTGGAGACCAGTGGGAGAACGTGACCCTTGACCGCTACCTCGAAGCGCTCTCCGCCTGGATCGATAGCGCCGACAGCTGGTATGCCAACACTGGTCACCACCTCCCCCAAGACGGAGACTGGACCTTCTTCGCCCGCGCCCTGGCCGCCGCCGCCATCTACGAATGA
- a CDS encoding IS3 family transposase, with the protein MSCGIWRAEPVPVATSPRARPTRSGVPTCPPCPPSGRRGPYVPTGQGRLYLAVIMNLFSRRIVGWAMASHMRTDLVCDALAMVVTARRPRAGLIYHSDKGSQYTSLAFGQRCERVGIRPYTGRSGSCFDNAVTESFFASLETELIDRTRFSIRAQAQQAVFSYVEGFCNPHRRHSANGQLSPIDYERRRTTTLAPTPQPRPLNSEAA; encoded by the coding sequence GTGTCGTGCGGGATTTGGCGCGCCGAACCGGTTCCGGTCGCGACTTCACCGCGGGCGCGCCCAACCAGAAGTGGAGTGCCGACATGCCCTCCTTGCCCGCCCTCGGGCAGGAGGGGCCCCTACGTCCCCACCGGTCAGGGGCGGCTCTACCTGGCGGTGATCATGAACCTATTCTCCCGGCGTATTGTGGGCTGGGCCATGGCCAGCCACATGCGCACCGACTTGGTCTGCGACGCCCTAGCGATGGTCGTGACGGCCCGACGTCCCCGGGCCGGGCTCATCTACCACAGCGACAAGGGATCGCAATATACGAGTCTGGCCTTCGGGCAACGCTGCGAACGGGTCGGTATCCGCCCCTACACCGGGCGAAGTGGCTCCTGCTTCGATAACGCGGTTACCGAGAGCTTCTTCGCCTCTCTGGAGACCGAACTTATCGACCGCACGCGGTTTTCGATCCGCGCCCAGGCCCAGCAGGCGGTGTTCTCCTACGTCGAGGGCTTCTGTAACCCGCATCGGCGCCACTCCGCCAACGGCCAGCTCAGCCCCATCGACTATGAACGTCGTCGCACCACAACCCTGGCCCCAACGCCGCAGCCACGCCCGCTGAACAGCGAAGCCGCCTGA